A window of Clavibacter michiganensis contains these coding sequences:
- a CDS encoding S1C family serine protease, with protein sequence MTDTSHGDDEHEGGREAAGRAEGSSTGATSSDAPQSRDEGPAWPAPAGPAAASHPAPTTPDQRDTLAYGTAAPTDHAATAPLGGAAAAESEPVGDTATAPPKKKPNKALPLVAMLAVGALIGGAAGGLTTWAIAHDDASTESVSQSPANITVNDPDNATPITAVAAKVSGSVVTIEVAGAQAGGTGSGVVLSSDGYILTNTHVVTLDGQTGDATIQVKTADGALYTAKLVGTDPVVDLAVIKLDNAGGLTPIEFADSSKLNVGDTAIAIGAPLGLSGTVTDGIVSALDRSIQVASSAAPATPGDGSQSDETPFNFWPFGNEGQGGQGGSGGQGGSGAQGQASANINLAVIQTDAAINPGNSGGALLDGDGKLIGVNVAIANAGGTSSTAGSIGVGFAIPSNLAKRVGQEIIQNGTASHGLLGASVRDVASGDSTTPVGGAFIAEVQSGGAAAAAGLKQGDIVTAIGSIPISKASDLTAQVRALAGGSAAELTVIRGGQKQKVDVTLGTLQQ encoded by the coding sequence ATGACCGACACAAGCCACGGCGACGACGAGCACGAGGGCGGCCGCGAGGCAGCCGGCCGAGCCGAGGGCTCCTCGACGGGTGCGACGTCGTCCGATGCCCCTCAGTCGCGCGACGAAGGACCGGCCTGGCCGGCGCCCGCCGGCCCCGCGGCCGCGTCCCACCCCGCGCCGACCACGCCGGATCAGCGGGACACCCTCGCCTACGGAACGGCAGCACCGACCGACCACGCGGCGACCGCGCCTCTCGGTGGTGCTGCGGCGGCGGAATCCGAGCCGGTCGGCGACACCGCGACCGCTCCTCCCAAGAAGAAGCCGAACAAGGCACTGCCCCTCGTCGCCATGCTGGCCGTCGGGGCCCTCATCGGCGGTGCCGCCGGCGGTCTCACCACCTGGGCCATCGCGCACGACGACGCCTCGACCGAGTCGGTCAGCCAGTCCCCGGCGAACATCACGGTCAACGACCCGGACAACGCGACGCCCATCACGGCCGTCGCCGCCAAGGTGTCCGGCTCGGTCGTCACCATCGAGGTGGCCGGTGCGCAGGCCGGCGGCACGGGCTCGGGCGTCGTGCTCTCCAGCGACGGCTACATCCTCACCAACACGCACGTGGTGACGCTCGACGGCCAGACCGGCGACGCCACCATCCAGGTGAAGACCGCGGACGGGGCCCTCTACACGGCGAAGCTCGTCGGCACGGATCCCGTCGTCGACCTCGCCGTCATCAAGCTCGACAACGCGGGCGGTCTCACGCCCATCGAGTTCGCCGACTCGTCGAAGCTCAACGTCGGCGACACCGCCATCGCCATCGGCGCCCCTCTCGGCTTGTCCGGCACCGTCACCGACGGCATCGTCAGCGCGCTCGACCGGAGCATCCAGGTCGCGTCCTCGGCAGCCCCGGCGACACCGGGCGACGGCAGCCAGAGCGACGAGACCCCGTTCAACTTCTGGCCCTTCGGGAACGAGGGCCAGGGCGGCCAGGGCGGTTCCGGCGGCCAGGGCGGTTCGGGTGCGCAGGGCCAGGCTTCGGCGAACATCAACCTCGCGGTGATCCAGACCGACGCGGCCATCAACCCTGGCAATTCGGGTGGTGCGCTACTCGACGGCGACGGAAAGCTCATCGGCGTGAACGTCGCCATCGCGAACGCGGGCGGCACCAGCTCCACCGCCGGCAGCATCGGCGTAGGCTTCGCCATCCCGTCGAACCTCGCGAAGCGCGTGGGCCAGGAGATCATCCAGAACGGCACGGCGTCCCACGGGCTCCTCGGGGCGAGCGTCCGCGACGTCGCCAGCGGCGACTCGACGACCCCGGTCGGCGGCGCGTTCATCGCCGAGGTCCAGAGCGGTGGCGCGGCTGCTGCGGCGGGGCTGAAGCAGGGCGACATCGTGACCGCGATCGGCAGCATCCCCATCAGCAAGGCGAGCGACCTCACCGCTCAGGTGCGGGCCCTCGCCGGCGGCAGCGCTGCTGAGCTCACCGTCATCCGCGGTGGGCAGAAGCAGAAGGTGGACGTCACGCTCGGCACGCTGCAGCAGTAG
- a CDS encoding ABC transporter permease, with product MPDAASTGRASRTPAARYRRSLWLLTTRDLKVRYSTSALGWFWSILDPLVMSGIYWFVFTVVFSRDVGEEPYIVFLLAALLPWMWFTGATSDFTRAFSSQAKLVRSTRIPRSIWVLRLVLAKGFEFVASLPVLAVFAIVAGARLDVHLLLFPLAVLIQAALLLGIGLIVSPLVVFFRDLERAVKLVLRFLFYASPIVYSSSDLPAELHPWAALNPLTGVFGLYRAAFFPSELDWYAVGVSAAISAGLVVVGALVFRRSLPAVLKEI from the coding sequence GTGCCCGATGCCGCCAGTACCGGTCGCGCATCCCGCACCCCCGCCGCCCGCTACCGCAGGTCGCTCTGGCTGCTGACGACGCGTGACCTCAAGGTGCGCTACTCGACGAGCGCGCTCGGCTGGTTCTGGTCGATCCTCGACCCGCTCGTGATGTCGGGCATCTACTGGTTCGTCTTCACGGTCGTGTTCTCTCGCGACGTCGGCGAGGAGCCGTACATCGTGTTCCTCCTCGCGGCGCTCCTGCCGTGGATGTGGTTCACGGGCGCGACGAGCGACTTCACGAGGGCATTCAGCTCCCAGGCGAAGCTCGTGCGCTCGACCCGCATCCCGCGCAGCATCTGGGTGCTCCGGCTCGTCCTCGCGAAGGGCTTCGAGTTCGTCGCGAGCCTCCCGGTCCTGGCCGTCTTCGCCATCGTCGCGGGCGCGCGCCTCGACGTCCACTTGCTGCTGTTCCCGCTCGCCGTGCTCATCCAGGCGGCGCTGCTCCTCGGCATCGGGCTGATCGTCTCGCCCCTCGTCGTCTTCTTCCGCGACCTCGAGCGCGCCGTGAAGCTCGTCCTGCGCTTCCTGTTCTACGCCTCCCCCATCGTCTACTCGTCGAGCGACCTGCCCGCCGAGCTGCATCCCTGGGCTGCGCTCAATCCCCTCACCGGCGTCTTCGGCCTCTACCGCGCCGCGTTCTTCCCCTCCGAGCTCGACTGGTACGCGGTCGGGGTCAGCGCGGCGATCTCCGCCGGCCTGGTCGTGGTCGGCGCGCTGGTCTTCCGCCGCTCCCTGCCCGCCGTCCTGAAGGAGATCTGA
- a CDS encoding CDP-alcohol phosphatidyltransferase family protein: protein MSAAPGTGDRGLPSSIAELRRVTQPPEVRLRANAEHWTAHLYLRDLSPYLTWLLLRTRISANGVTVVMILTGWAAAAVLLIPGIAGAALALVLGQLQMLVDCCDGEVARWRRTSSPVGHFLDAVGHYSTETLIALALGIRAAAYPFEAPGDLPWTTLAFALALVIVLNKALNDMVRVARASADLPKAPVGAGTVASQHSLIATARRVVRFLPFHRMFHSVELTIVTFVVALVGLVAGQPETDRVYLVVLLPLAVLALVGHFVMIVTSRRLTSA from the coding sequence ATGAGCGCCGCTCCCGGCACCGGCGACCGCGGCCTGCCCTCGTCCATCGCGGAGCTGAGGCGGGTGACGCAGCCGCCCGAGGTGCGCCTGCGGGCCAACGCCGAGCACTGGACGGCGCACCTCTACCTCCGAGACCTCTCTCCGTACCTGACCTGGCTGCTGCTGCGGACGAGGATCAGCGCGAACGGGGTCACCGTCGTCATGATCCTCACGGGCTGGGCGGCCGCCGCCGTGCTCCTCATACCCGGCATCGCGGGGGCCGCCCTCGCGCTGGTCCTCGGCCAGCTGCAGATGCTGGTGGACTGCTGCGACGGCGAGGTGGCGCGCTGGCGCCGCACGTCGTCGCCGGTGGGCCACTTCCTCGACGCCGTCGGGCACTACTCCACCGAGACGCTGATCGCGCTCGCCCTCGGCATCCGCGCCGCCGCGTACCCCTTCGAGGCGCCGGGCGACCTGCCGTGGACCACCCTCGCGTTCGCCCTGGCGCTCGTGATCGTGCTGAACAAGGCGCTGAACGACATGGTCCGCGTTGCGCGGGCGTCGGCCGACCTGCCCAAGGCTCCCGTCGGCGCGGGCACGGTCGCGTCGCAGCACTCCCTGATCGCCACGGCGCGCCGCGTCGTGCGGTTCCTGCCCTTCCACCGCATGTTCCACTCGGTGGAGCTCACCATCGTGACCTTCGTCGTCGCGCTCGTCGGCCTCGTCGCGGGTCAGCCGGAGACCGACCGGGTGTATCTCGTCGTCCTGCTGCCGCTCGCGGTGCTGGCGCTCGTCGGGCACTTCGTGATGATCGTCACCTCGCGTCGGCTGACGTCCGCGTGA
- a CDS encoding ABC transporter ATP-binding protein, whose amino-acid sequence MEASLPSPDARTVLSVDDAGIRFRRNRKARRSFKDLFAGSARRARPGEFWALRHVSFEVRQGEAIGVVGRNGQGKSTLLKLVAEVLIADEGSIGVHAGVAPLIEITGGFVNDLTVRDNIYLTAGLHGMSKAEIDARFDEIIAFAEIPDFVDTPYKHLSSGMKVRIAFAVISRLDEPVLLVDEVLAVGDRAFREKCYHRIEEMLAEGRTLFFVSHNERDLRRFCTRGLYLDKGALVLDGPIDQVMDAYNADHSPPAPTGA is encoded by the coding sequence ATGGAGGCATCGCTCCCGTCGCCGGACGCGCGCACCGTCCTCTCGGTCGACGACGCCGGCATCCGCTTCCGGCGCAACCGGAAGGCCCGACGCAGCTTCAAGGACCTCTTCGCGGGATCGGCGCGGCGCGCGCGACCGGGCGAGTTCTGGGCCCTGCGCCACGTCTCCTTCGAGGTGCGGCAGGGTGAGGCGATCGGCGTGGTCGGCCGCAACGGCCAGGGCAAGTCGACGCTCCTCAAGCTCGTCGCCGAGGTGCTCATCGCCGATGAGGGGTCGATCGGCGTCCATGCCGGCGTCGCTCCACTCATCGAGATCACGGGCGGCTTCGTCAACGACCTCACGGTCCGCGACAACATCTACCTCACGGCGGGTCTCCACGGCATGTCCAAGGCCGAGATCGACGCGCGGTTCGACGAGATCATCGCCTTCGCCGAGATCCCGGACTTCGTCGACACCCCCTACAAGCACCTCTCGAGCGGGATGAAGGTGCGCATCGCCTTCGCCGTGATCTCGCGGCTCGACGAGCCGGTGCTCCTCGTGGACGAGGTGCTCGCCGTGGGCGACCGGGCCTTCCGGGAGAAGTGCTACCACCGGATCGAGGAGATGCTAGCGGAGGGGCGCACGCTGTTCTTCGTGTCGCACAACGAGCGCGACCTCCGCCGCTTCTGCACGCGCGGGCTGTACCTCGACAAGGGCGCGCTCGTGCTCGACGGCCCCATCGACCAGGTCATGGACGCCTACAACGCCGACCACAGCCCGCCGGCTCCGACCGGCGCGTAG
- a CDS encoding glycosyltransferase family 2 protein, with the protein MTGAAPRVGVVVLTQGRRPEGLAASLASVLRQQGVVLDVVVVGNGWDPVSLPDGVRGLHLPENLGIPAGRNAGVPLVTGETLFFLDDDETVPSASFLADCLELMRRSDDIALIQPRIVDPTGAATPRRWIPRIRKGDPASSSAVMSVLEGAVVVRRDAFEAAGGWAGEFFYAHEGIELAWRIWDQGLRAWYAGDLVAHHPAVAPTRHAEYHRLTARNRVWLARRNLPLPLVPVYVGSWTAVQLLRSARNRDGIGSWLRGWREGWTTSPGPRRPMSWSTVVRMTRAGRPPVI; encoded by the coding sequence GTGACGGGCGCCGCCCCGCGCGTCGGCGTCGTCGTCCTCACCCAGGGGCGCCGGCCGGAGGGGCTGGCGGCGTCGCTCGCCTCGGTGCTGCGTCAGCAGGGCGTCGTCCTCGACGTCGTCGTGGTCGGCAACGGCTGGGATCCGGTGAGCCTGCCCGACGGCGTGCGGGGCCTGCACCTGCCCGAGAACCTGGGCATCCCCGCCGGGCGCAACGCCGGGGTCCCGCTCGTCACCGGCGAGACGCTGTTCTTCCTCGACGACGACGAGACCGTGCCGAGCGCATCGTTCCTCGCCGATTGCCTCGAGCTGATGCGTCGGAGCGACGACATCGCGCTCATCCAGCCGCGGATCGTCGATCCGACGGGTGCCGCTACGCCGCGCCGCTGGATCCCGCGCATCCGCAAGGGAGATCCGGCGAGCTCGAGCGCGGTCATGTCCGTGCTGGAGGGCGCCGTCGTCGTCCGCCGCGACGCGTTCGAGGCCGCTGGCGGCTGGGCAGGGGAGTTCTTCTACGCCCACGAGGGGATCGAGCTGGCTTGGCGCATCTGGGACCAGGGGCTCCGCGCCTGGTACGCGGGCGACCTCGTCGCCCACCACCCCGCCGTCGCCCCCACCCGGCACGCGGAGTACCACCGCCTCACCGCGCGCAACCGGGTCTGGCTCGCCCGGCGCAACCTGCCGCTGCCGCTCGTGCCCGTGTACGTGGGGTCGTGGACCGCGGTGCAGTTGCTGCGCTCCGCGCGGAACCGCGACGGGATCGGCTCCTGGCTGCGCGGCTGGCGCGAGGGGTGGACGACGTCGCCCGGGCCGCGTCGTCCGATGTCGTGGAGCACCGTCGTCCGCATGACGCGCGCGGGCAGGCCGCCCGTCATCTGA
- a CDS encoding glycosyltransferase family 2 protein, with amino-acid sequence MAHHPRRDPVAGSPGDLPAVSYVMPILNEAAHIRAAVDSMMEQDYAGDFEVVLALGPSTDGTTEVVREMARADPRITSVDNPTGSTPGGLNAAIRATRHPIVIRVDAHSLLPRDYTRIAVETLQATGADNVGGLMSAEGRTAFEKAVARAYGARVGLGGTAHHVGGKEGPAETAYLGAFRRERLVEVGLFDEGVRRGQDWELNRRLRQSGGLVWFTPRMKVTYRPRSTFRSLIRQFFATGLWRGELARRYTRQNSVRYFVPPVAVAGVAAGLLLGTAGLVGAALGMPGLRRLVGAFVVPGVYAGFVLVSTVSVASRDGAATMLRFAAVLPSIHFSWGTGFVLGFLELTDDLDGHTGR; translated from the coding sequence ATGGCGCATCACCCGCGACGAGACCCCGTCGCCGGCAGCCCCGGCGATCTCCCCGCCGTCTCGTACGTCATGCCGATCCTCAACGAGGCGGCCCACATCCGCGCCGCCGTCGACAGCATGATGGAGCAGGACTACGCCGGCGACTTCGAGGTCGTGCTCGCCCTCGGTCCGAGCACCGACGGCACGACCGAGGTCGTCCGGGAGATGGCACGGGCCGATCCGCGCATCACGAGCGTCGACAACCCCACGGGATCGACGCCCGGCGGCCTCAACGCGGCCATCCGCGCCACGCGCCATCCCATCGTGATCCGCGTCGACGCGCACTCGCTCCTGCCGCGCGACTACACGCGCATCGCCGTCGAGACCCTGCAGGCCACGGGCGCCGACAACGTCGGCGGTCTCATGTCGGCCGAGGGGCGCACGGCGTTCGAGAAGGCCGTCGCCCGCGCGTACGGCGCCCGCGTCGGGCTCGGCGGCACCGCGCATCACGTGGGCGGCAAGGAGGGGCCGGCGGAGACCGCCTACCTCGGCGCCTTCCGTCGCGAGCGTCTCGTGGAGGTCGGCCTCTTCGACGAGGGCGTGCGACGCGGCCAGGACTGGGAGCTCAACCGCCGCCTCCGGCAGAGCGGCGGCCTCGTGTGGTTCACGCCGCGGATGAAGGTCACCTACCGCCCGCGCTCCACGTTCCGCTCGCTCATCCGCCAGTTCTTCGCGACCGGACTGTGGCGCGGCGAGCTCGCGCGACGCTACACGCGGCAGAACTCCGTGCGGTACTTCGTGCCGCCGGTCGCCGTCGCCGGGGTGGCCGCGGGGCTCCTCCTCGGCACCGCGGGTCTCGTGGGCGCCGCGCTGGGGATGCCGGGACTGCGTCGCCTCGTCGGCGCGTTCGTGGTCCCCGGCGTGTACGCCGGCTTCGTGCTGGTGAGCACCGTCTCGGTGGCCTCCCGGGACGGCGCGGCGACGATGCTGCGGTTCGCCGCCGTCCTGCCGTCCATCCACTTCAGCTGGGGCACCGGCTTCGTCCTCGGCTTCCTCGAGCTCACCGACGACCTCGACGGGCACACGGGCCGATGA
- a CDS encoding aminotransferase class I/II-fold pyridoxal phosphate-dependent enzyme, with amino-acid sequence MRIPGAWVRAARGAMLLTPDGMPGTTVFAEMSALAASTGAINLGQGFPDEDGPREVLEAARAAISAGMNQYPPGRGTPELREAIAAHQARFYGLAVDPDTEVLVTAGATEALSATLLALVEEGDEVVTLEPFYDAYGALISLARGIHRTVPLRAPDFQPRLDDLRRVITDRTRVILLNDPHNPTGTVLSREVRELVVELAVAHDAVIVTDEVYEHLVFDAPHVPIATLPGARERTVTISSGGKTFRTTGWKVGWLTAPAPLVSAILAVKQFLTFVNGAPLQPAIATGLALPDAVYAEISDDLRRKRDVLAAGLTAAGFRIHLPAAGYFIVADAAPLGFPDARELCLRLPELAGVVGVPLSAFCHAPLAAEHASLVRFAFCKRIDVLEEAARRLGALATGTA; translated from the coding sequence ATGAGGATTCCCGGCGCGTGGGTGCGCGCGGCCCGTGGGGCGATGCTGCTGACGCCCGACGGGATGCCGGGCACCACCGTGTTCGCGGAGATGAGCGCGCTGGCCGCCTCGACCGGCGCGATCAACCTCGGTCAGGGCTTCCCCGACGAGGACGGGCCCCGCGAGGTGCTCGAAGCCGCCCGTGCCGCCATCTCGGCCGGCATGAACCAGTACCCGCCCGGGCGCGGTACGCCCGAGCTGCGGGAGGCGATCGCCGCGCACCAGGCGCGCTTCTACGGCCTCGCCGTGGATCCGGACACGGAGGTCCTCGTCACCGCCGGCGCGACCGAGGCCCTCTCCGCCACGCTGCTCGCGCTGGTCGAGGAGGGCGACGAGGTCGTGACGCTCGAGCCGTTCTACGACGCGTACGGGGCGCTCATCTCGCTGGCCCGCGGGATCCACCGGACCGTGCCGCTTCGCGCCCCCGACTTCCAGCCCCGGCTCGACGACCTCCGTCGTGTGATCACCGACCGCACCCGCGTGATCCTCCTCAACGACCCGCACAACCCCACCGGCACGGTGCTCAGCCGCGAGGTGCGGGAGCTCGTGGTCGAGCTGGCCGTCGCGCACGACGCGGTGATCGTCACGGACGAGGTCTACGAGCACCTCGTCTTCGACGCGCCCCACGTGCCCATCGCGACGCTGCCCGGGGCACGCGAGCGCACGGTGACGATCTCCTCGGGCGGCAAGACGTTCCGCACCACGGGGTGGAAGGTCGGCTGGCTGACCGCGCCCGCGCCGCTCGTGTCGGCGATCCTCGCGGTGAAGCAGTTCCTGACGTTCGTGAACGGGGCCCCGCTCCAGCCCGCCATCGCGACCGGCCTGGCGTTGCCCGACGCGGTGTACGCGGAGATCTCGGACGACCTCCGACGGAAGCGCGACGTCCTCGCGGCGGGGCTGACCGCGGCGGGCTTCCGCATCCACCTGCCCGCCGCCGGGTACTTCATCGTCGCGGACGCGGCCCCGCTCGGCTTCCCCGACGCCCGGGAGCTGTGCCTGCGCCTCCCGGAGCTGGCCGGCGTCGTCGGCGTGCCGCTGTCCGCCTTCTGCCATGCGCCGCTCGCCGCGGAGCACGCGTCCCTCGTGCGGTTCGCCTTCTGCAAGCGGATCGACGTGCTCGAGGAGGCGGCGAGGCGGCTCGGCGCGCTGGCGACAGGGACCGCCTGA
- a CDS encoding NTP transferase domain-containing protein has protein sequence MTTQVVILAAGMGSRLGRSLPKPLTELSDGRTIMGQQFDNIRFGLGDDAKVSIVVGYKLDHIIDAFPDADYIYNEQYDQTNTSKSLLRALRASGPGGVLWMNGDVVFDPMILRRAAAMIARDQSFVTVNTSRVSDEEVKYTTSPEGFIRELSKTVKGGLGEAVGINYVSKADKPVLIRQLARVADQDYFERGIELAIEQDSLLVEPVDISDLYAVEVDFAEDLERANLFV, from the coding sequence ATGACCACGCAGGTAGTCATCCTGGCGGCAGGCATGGGCAGCCGTCTCGGACGCAGCCTCCCCAAGCCCCTCACCGAGCTGAGCGACGGCCGCACCATCATGGGCCAGCAGTTCGACAACATCCGCTTCGGCCTCGGCGACGACGCCAAGGTCAGCATCGTCGTGGGCTACAAGCTCGACCACATCATCGACGCCTTCCCGGACGCCGACTACATCTACAACGAGCAGTACGACCAGACGAACACGTCCAAGAGCCTTCTCCGCGCGCTCCGCGCCTCGGGCCCCGGCGGCGTCCTCTGGATGAACGGCGACGTCGTCTTCGACCCGATGATCCTGCGCCGCGCCGCCGCGATGATCGCCCGGGACCAGTCCTTCGTCACCGTCAACACCTCGCGCGTGTCCGACGAGGAGGTCAAGTACACGACCAGCCCCGAGGGCTTCATCCGCGAGCTGTCGAAGACCGTGAAGGGCGGCCTCGGCGAGGCGGTCGGCATCAACTACGTCTCCAAGGCCGACAAGCCCGTCCTCATCCGCCAGCTGGCCCGGGTCGCCGACCAGGACTACTTCGAGCGTGGAATAGAGTTGGCGATCGAGCAGGACTCCCTGCTCGTCGAACCGGTAGACATCTCCGACCTGTACGCGGTCGAGGTCGACTTCGCGGAGGACCTCGAGAGGGCCAACCTCTTCGTCTAG
- a CDS encoding ATP-binding cassette domain-containing protein, translating to MTDAPDETTSPDATSDSSAEPRDHADSAAAVPAEDPPVTAVPAEGPAAVPRPPRPGQRVPRRATAPSPRTAPAVVVAPTPPRVKSSPVVAPASRLPVSADDAGESTSAASRPPRVRRRTRVQRAAGSAEAVVASEDSAASDVAEERTATGMSVDSPTTPAEVPDAADPHDAGPTAPDQDGLTQLSSMFSDADRQPTGDPVRPVLEDDGTAPTDVVSAAAAADGPDPASADADPVDPVGVEATDPGDAVPDALDTPDAAAEPDASVEPEPEPEPEPLTDHETALEPTAEAEAQAAETSEQVVDDESANPDSDADAVPGPGPDPEPGTARAVTVRTDSLTAPRSTRPGLAGVAETALTPSVRGDRAAAPELGDDVLVIEGLTKRFDEKVAVDDIALTVRAGSFYGIVGPNGAGKTTTMSMVTGLLRPDAGTVTVNGIDVWREPLTAKRSIGVLPDRLRLFDRLTGAQLLHYSGALRGLPDSEIRSRSADLVAAFGLEDAVGRLVTDYSAGMTKKVALACAMIHSPRMLVLDEPFESVDPVSAANVVEILQDYVAHGGTVVLSSHGMDFIQRICDHVAIIVNGRVLAAGTMDEVRAGRSLEERFVALAGGRRTAEGFSWLHSFSD from the coding sequence GTGACCGACGCCCCCGACGAGACGACCTCCCCTGACGCCACGTCCGACTCCTCCGCGGAGCCCCGGGATCACGCCGACAGCGCCGCAGCCGTGCCGGCGGAGGATCCGCCCGTCACCGCGGTCCCGGCCGAGGGTCCGGCCGCCGTGCCGCGCCCGCCGCGCCCCGGTCAGCGCGTCCCGCGTCGTGCCACCGCGCCCTCCCCGCGCACCGCGCCCGCCGTCGTCGTGGCGCCAACGCCGCCCCGGGTGAAGTCGAGCCCCGTCGTCGCGCCCGCGTCGCGGCTGCCCGTCTCCGCGGACGATGCGGGGGAGAGCACGTCCGCGGCATCGCGCCCTCCGCGCGTCCGACGACGCACCCGCGTGCAGCGAGCGGCCGGGAGCGCGGAGGCCGTCGTGGCCTCCGAGGACAGCGCGGCTTCGGACGTGGCCGAGGAGCGGACGGCGACCGGCATGTCCGTGGACTCGCCTACGACGCCCGCCGAGGTGCCGGATGCAGCGGACCCGCACGATGCCGGACCCACGGCGCCAGACCAGGACGGCCTGACGCAGCTCAGCAGCATGTTCTCGGATGCTGACCGCCAGCCCACGGGCGATCCCGTCCGCCCCGTCCTGGAGGACGACGGCACGGCGCCGACCGACGTCGTCTCGGCGGCGGCAGCCGCGGATGGACCCGATCCGGCGTCTGCGGACGCAGATCCGGTCGACCCCGTGGGCGTGGAGGCGACGGATCCGGGCGACGCGGTCCCCGACGCCCTCGACACCCCGGACGCGGCCGCCGAGCCTGATGCGAGCGTCGAGCCCGAGCCCGAGCCCGAGCCCGAGCCGCTCACGGATCACGAGACCGCGCTCGAGCCGACCGCTGAGGCTGAGGCCCAGGCCGCCGAGACGTCCGAGCAGGTCGTCGACGACGAGTCCGCGAACCCGGATTCGGACGCCGACGCCGTGCCGGGACCCGGTCCGGATCCCGAGCCCGGGACGGCCCGCGCCGTGACCGTGCGCACCGACAGCCTCACCGCGCCCCGCTCCACCCGCCCCGGCCTCGCCGGAGTCGCCGAGACCGCCCTCACGCCGTCCGTGCGCGGCGACCGCGCAGCCGCTCCGGAGCTGGGGGATGACGTCCTCGTGATCGAGGGGCTCACCAAGCGCTTCGACGAGAAGGTCGCCGTCGACGACATCGCGCTCACCGTCCGCGCCGGCTCCTTCTACGGCATCGTCGGCCCCAACGGGGCGGGCAAGACCACGACCATGTCCATGGTCACGGGGCTCCTCCGGCCCGATGCGGGCACCGTCACCGTCAACGGGATCGACGTCTGGCGTGAGCCGCTGACCGCGAAGCGGAGCATCGGCGTGCTGCCGGACCGTCTCCGCCTCTTCGACCGCCTCACCGGCGCGCAGCTCCTGCACTACTCGGGCGCCCTGCGGGGGCTCCCCGACTCGGAGATCCGCAGCCGCTCGGCCGACCTCGTGGCCGCCTTCGGGCTCGAGGACGCCGTCGGGCGGCTCGTCACCGACTACTCGGCGGGCATGACCAAGAAGGTCGCGCTCGCCTGCGCCATGATCCACTCGCCGCGCATGCTGGTCCTCGACGAGCCGTTCGAGTCGGTCGACCCGGTGTCGGCGGCCAACGTCGTCGAGATCCTGCAGGACTACGTGGCCCACGGCGGCACGGTCGTGCTGTCGAGCCACGGCATGGACTTCATCCAGCGCATCTGCGACCACGTCGCGATCATCGTCAACGGCCGGGTGCTCGCCGCGGGCACCATGGACGAGGTCCGCGCGGGCCGCTCGCTGGAGGAGCGCTTCGTCGCCCTGGCCGGCGGTCGACGCACGGCGGAGGGGTTCTCGTGGTTGCACTCGTTCTCCGACTGA
- a CDS encoding helix-turn-helix domain-containing protein — protein MVTTVSDAAAEFGSRVREQRQRIGISQETLAELSGIHWTALGKIERGQRNPSLRNIIKIASGLDVDAGLLVTGLTADMLPQDDGDSPAELIRLERERDRRGTTPIRS, from the coding sequence ATGGTCACCACCGTCTCCGACGCCGCCGCCGAGTTCGGCTCCCGCGTGCGCGAGCAGCGCCAGCGCATCGGCATCAGCCAGGAGACGCTCGCGGAGCTCTCGGGCATCCACTGGACCGCCCTCGGCAAGATCGAGCGCGGCCAGCGGAACCCCAGCCTGCGCAACATCATCAAGATAGCGAGCGGGCTCGACGTGGACGCGGGGCTCCTGGTGACGGGCCTCACGGCGGACATGCTCCCGCAGGACGACGGGGACTCGCCCGCCGAGCTCATCCGTCTGGAGCGCGAGCGGGACCGACGCGGCACCACGCCCATCAGAAGCTGA